A section of the Candidatus Eisenbacteria bacterium genome encodes:
- a CDS encoding Tex family protein: MNETHIERIAVELSFTPKQVSAVALLLEEGATIPFISRYRKEATQSLDEVAITAIRDRLEKLSELDSRRDAIFGSLEERGFLTEELKEKLHAAETMAVLEDIYLPFRPKRRTRATVAREKGLEPLAQRLFGQDGIDPVNRDPLGEASAFIDAEKEVHCAEEALAGARDIIAEWISEDAAARARTRDFFLQKARFRSKVIPEKEKEGIKYRDYYDWEESVDAAPSHRILAMRRGEKEEVLTLRVVPPEQEGIAILGAFFIKGNGPASEQVRQALEDSYQRLLLPSMETEIRTFTKKRADEEAIRVFVGNLRQLLLAPPLGQKNVLAIDPGFRTGCKVVCLDQQGKLIHTDTIFPHQSEKGAAGAAGKLMELCDRFQVEAIAVGNGTAGRETEAFVKGINLPKRISVMMVNESGASVYSASEVAREEFPDHDITVRGAVSIGRRLMDPLAELVKIDPKSIGVGQYQHDVEQHALKRGLDDVVMSCVNAVGVEVNTASKQLLTYVSGLGPHLARAIVGYRNEHGPFGSREELRKVPRLGPKAFEQAAGFLRIRSAENPLDASAVHPESYPIVEAMARNLGCSVDDLMRTGDLRKQIDLRQYMTEIVGLPTLSDILNELAKPGRDPREPFETFAFTEGVEKIEDLKPGMKLPGIVTNITAFGAFVDIGVHQDGLAHISELSNRFVKNPNDVVKVHQKVMVTVLSVEIERKRISLSMRGDPLQTAKTHEVNPVRNSSGALNPAGIILKCNPAAAAGPEGL; this comes from the coding sequence CCCTGCTTCTCGAAGAGGGAGCGACCATCCCTTTTATTTCCCGTTACCGAAAGGAAGCCACCCAATCCCTGGATGAAGTGGCCATCACTGCAATCCGGGACCGGCTTGAAAAACTATCTGAATTAGACAGCCGCAGGGATGCCATTTTTGGATCTCTCGAAGAGAGAGGGTTTTTAACCGAAGAGCTTAAAGAGAAGCTCCATGCGGCGGAAACGATGGCCGTCCTGGAGGATATTTACCTTCCCTTCCGGCCTAAGCGCAGGACGCGGGCCACCGTAGCGAGAGAGAAGGGGCTCGAGCCCCTGGCGCAACGTCTTTTTGGGCAAGACGGCATCGACCCTGTGAACCGGGATCCACTTGGCGAGGCTTCGGCCTTCATCGATGCCGAAAAGGAGGTCCATTGTGCTGAGGAAGCGCTTGCAGGAGCACGGGACATCATCGCAGAGTGGATCAGTGAAGATGCAGCCGCACGGGCCAGGACAAGGGATTTCTTCCTCCAGAAGGCCCGGTTCAGGTCAAAGGTCATCCCTGAAAAAGAGAAGGAAGGGATCAAGTACAGGGACTACTATGACTGGGAAGAATCCGTTGATGCGGCGCCCTCTCATCGGATTCTCGCGATGAGGCGTGGGGAGAAGGAGGAGGTTCTGACGCTTCGCGTTGTCCCGCCGGAGCAAGAGGGGATTGCGATATTGGGAGCTTTTTTCATCAAAGGGAATGGTCCAGCCTCTGAGCAGGTGAGGCAAGCCCTTGAAGACAGTTATCAACGCCTCCTTCTTCCATCGATGGAGACGGAGATACGGACGTTTACGAAGAAGCGGGCCGACGAAGAGGCCATCCGGGTGTTTGTGGGAAACCTCCGTCAGCTTCTTCTGGCGCCGCCGCTGGGCCAGAAAAACGTGCTTGCCATTGATCCCGGTTTCCGAACAGGCTGCAAAGTCGTATGTCTCGATCAACAGGGAAAGCTCATTCATACCGATACGATTTTTCCCCATCAATCGGAGAAAGGGGCTGCCGGGGCAGCGGGAAAGCTGATGGAGCTTTGCGACCGGTTTCAGGTGGAGGCGATTGCAGTGGGGAACGGAACCGCGGGGAGGGAGACGGAGGCCTTTGTGAAAGGGATCAATCTGCCCAAGCGAATTTCCGTCATGATGGTGAATGAGAGCGGGGCATCCGTTTATTCTGCGTCCGAAGTGGCGCGGGAGGAGTTTCCCGATCACGATATTACGGTGAGGGGAGCGGTTTCTATCGGGAGGCGACTGATGGACCCTCTTGCCGAACTGGTCAAGATCGATCCGAAGTCAATTGGAGTCGGCCAATATCAGCATGATGTCGAACAGCATGCACTAAAAAGGGGCCTCGATGACGTGGTGATGAGCTGTGTCAACGCTGTTGGCGTTGAGGTGAATACGGCAAGTAAACAGCTCCTAACCTATGTCTCCGGGTTGGGGCCTCATCTCGCCAGGGCGATCGTGGGGTATCGGAATGAACATGGTCCGTTTGGCTCAAGGGAGGAGTTGAGAAAGGTTCCACGTCTGGGCCCAAAGGCATTTGAGCAGGCAGCCGGATTTCTCCGGATACGGAGCGCAGAAAACCCGCTGGACGCAAGCGCCGTTCACCCTGAAAGCTATCCCATCGTCGAAGCCATGGCCCGAAACCTCGGTTGCTCGGTGGACGATCTGATGCGGACCGGGGATCTTCGGAAACAGATTGACTTAAGGCAGTACATGACCGAAATAGTTGGCCTGCCTACGCTCAGTGATATTCTGAACGAGCTTGCCAAGCCCGGGCGCGACCCAAGGGAGCCGTTTGAGACCTTTGCCTTTACCGAAGGAGTTGAAAAGATAGAGGATCTTAAACCGGGCATGAAGCTTCCGGGAATTGTCACCAACATCACGGCTTTCGGTGCGTTTGTAGATATCGGTGTCCATCAGGACGGCCTGGCTCACATCAGCGAACTTTCAAACCGCTTTGTTAAGAACCCAAACGATGTGGTGAAGGTCCATCAGAAGGTGATGGTGACTGTGCTCAGTGTGGAGATTGAGCGAAAGCGGATTTCCCTTTCCATGAGAGGCGACCCTTTACAGACCGCCAAAACGCATGAAGTAAACCCCGTTAGAAATTCCAGCGGGGCATTAAACCCCGCCGGAATTATT